In the Phaseolus vulgaris cultivar G19833 chromosome 7, P. vulgaris v2.0, whole genome shotgun sequence genome, one interval contains:
- the LOC137828821 gene encoding zinc finger protein CONSTANS-LIKE 16-like, which produces MSTAKNAAIAVGGKTARACDSCITKRARWYCAADDAFLCQACDSSVHSANPLARRHERVRLKTASYKSTDEQQQQPPTWHTKKARTPRHGKHSRSSNPFHLVPEVGSEEVNSNEENEEQLLYRVPIFDPFLAELCGTNSSSPSSVTSTDQGAAAAVAEGENKGVQSNFFYQSNNEMENLHGMLPSDAELAEFAADVESLLGRGLENECVGMEDLGLIDAKEEECSEGSGKVKVEEESPEMEMEMVGRDVSFELSFDYETCEEVKENVCDLEFGKEEEKEEEMMKKKKISLQLDYESVITAWASQKSPWTTPHKPNLDPDECWHHCMESCGTGMDDPYGEVGGFGIHPMINDGGREARVSRYREKRRTRLFSKKIRYEVRKLNAEKRPRMKGRFVKRASFAPPTFPLLNH; this is translated from the exons ATGAGTACAGCTAAGAACGCCGCAATCGCTGTTGGGGGCAAAACGGCAAGAGCATGCGATAGCTGTATAACGAAACGGGCGCGTTGGTACTGTGCTGCCGACGATGCTTTTCTCTGCCAAGCTTGTGACTCTTCGGTTCACTCCGCCAATCCCTTGGCTCGCAGACACGAACGAGTCCGCTTGAAAACGGCGTCGTACAAGTCCACCGacgaacaacaacaacaacctcCCACGTGGCACACTAAGAAAGCTCGAACGCCCAGACACGGGAAACACTCTCGTAGCAGCAACCCCTTCCATCTGGTGCCTGAAGTGGGGTCGGAAGAGGTGAACTCCAATGAAGAGAACGAGGAGCAGCTTCTTTATAGAGTTCCCATATTCGACCCTTTTCTTGCTGAGCTATGTGGGACTAATAGTTCTTCTCCTTCTTCGGTGACTTCAACTGATCAAGGAGCAGCAGCTGCTGTGGCCGAGGGTGAAAACAAAGGGGTGCAgagcaattttttttatcaaagtaaTAATGAGATGGAAAACTTGCATGGGATGCTTCCTTCGGATGCAGAACTTGCTGAGTTTGCTGCTGATGTTGAGAGTTTATTGGGTAGGGGGCTTGAAAACGAGTGCGTGGGGATGGAGGATTTGGGACTCATTGATGCGAAGGAGGAGGAGTGTTCGGAGGGTAGTGGGAAGGTGAAGGTGGAAGAAGAGAGCCCTGAGATGGAGATGGAGATGGTGGGAAGAGATGTATCATTTGAGTTGAGCTTTGATTATGAGACGTGTGAAGAGGTTAAGGAGAATGTTTGTGATTTGGAATTTGGCAAGGAGgaggagaaggaagaagaaatgatgaaaaagaagaagatatcGTTGCAGCTTGATTACGAGTCCGTGATTACCGCCTGGGCTAGCCAAAAGTCTCCCTGGACCACTCCTCACAAACCAAACTTGGACCCCGACGAGTGCTGGCACCATTGCATG GAAAGTTGTGGGACGGGAATGGACGATCCTTATGGTGAAGTGGGTGGATTTGGGATTCATCCAATGATAAATGACGGCGGCAGAGAAGCGAGAGTGTCAAGGTACAGAGAAAAGCGCAGAACAAGGTTGTTCtccaagaaaataaggtacgaGGTTAGGAAATTGAATGCAGAGAAGAGACCCAGAATGAAGGGGAGGTTCGTCAAGAGGGCTTCCTTTGCACCACCAACATTTCCTTTGCTAAATCACTAA